TGAAGCCCGCCCTAGTCTCCATTCCCGCAACGGCTATCGTGTGGAGCGCCGTGAACATTGCAGTATTACAGACGTAGGTGCCAGCGGTGTTGGAGATTCCGGCGGGTATTTTTGCCTCCCTCAGAGCGCTCACGATGGCCTTTATCGGGAGTGTTGCGAAGTATGCAGCGGGAGCACCATCAAAGACAGGCTCGTCCTCAGGGGCAAAGCCCTCATTGTCGGGCATCTTACTGTCCATGACGTTTATCGCAACGCGCTCGACGGTTACGTTTGGCCTCCCGCCGGCCTGGCCCGTCAGGATAACCACGTCGGGTCTCTCATCGACGATAAACTTTGGGAGAATCTTTCTGACGCCGTTGAAGGTCACCGGGAGCTGGCGCTTTACTATCTCTGCACCATCGATCTCGTCCGGAAGCCTTGAAACGGCCTCCCATGAGGGGTTTATCTCTTCACCCCCAAAGGGCTCAAATCCCGTCACGAGCACTTTCATGGTACCACCGGAAAGGTTAGGTTTTTAGGTTTTAAAACGCACTCCCCCCGGTGGGTGAGGATGAGGTACGACGTTCTTATCATCGGTGCCGGGCCGGTTGGCAACTACCTCGCCAACCTGCTCGCGAGGGACTTTAAAGTAGCTGTGGTGGAGAGGAAGGGCTCCTTCGGGGGGAAGGCCTGCACCGGAATAATAGGGGCCGAGAACTACGAGA
This window of the Thermococcus thermotolerans genome carries:
- the pcp gene encoding pyroglutamyl-peptidase I — encoded protein: MKVLVTGFEPFGGEEINPSWEAVSRLPDEIDGAEIVKRQLPVTFNGVRKILPKFIVDERPDVVILTGQAGGRPNVTVERVAINVMDSKMPDNEGFAPEDEPVFDGAPAAYFATLPIKAIVSALREAKIPAGISNTAGTYVCNTAMFTALHTIAVAGMETRAGFIHVPFSHEQALEKPRPSMAVETIKKAFEVAIRTSLKA